One segment of Corynebacterium atrinae DNA contains the following:
- a CDS encoding universal stress protein, which yields MTKEDIVVVAVDGSEASHNAVRWAANTANKRGIPLRLASSYTMPQFLYAEGMVPPQELFDDLQAETMEKIDQARVIAHEIAPDIKIGHTIAEGSPIDMLLEMSKDVTMIVMGSRGLGGLSGMVMGSVSAAVVSHAECPVVVVRDDNPVQEATKYGPVVVGVDGSDVSQRATEIAFAEAEARNCELVTVHTWMDMQVQASLAGLSAAQLQWEEVEREQIEMLSERLAPMTEKYPNVEVRKVITRDRPVRALVENSEGAQLLVVGSHGRGGFKGMLLGSTSRALLQSAPCPMMVVRPIDS from the coding sequence ATGACTAAGGAAGACATTGTCGTCGTAGCAGTCGACGGCTCTGAAGCCTCGCACAACGCAGTTCGTTGGGCCGCCAATACCGCTAATAAGCGCGGGATTCCGCTGCGTCTGGCATCGTCGTACACTATGCCGCAGTTCCTCTACGCCGAGGGAATGGTTCCGCCACAAGAATTATTTGATGATCTTCAGGCTGAGACCATGGAGAAGATCGATCAGGCTCGCGTCATTGCTCATGAGATCGCTCCCGACATCAAGATCGGCCACACTATCGCCGAGGGCTCGCCGATCGACATGCTCCTGGAAATGTCGAAGGACGTCACCATGATCGTCATGGGCTCCCGCGGCTTGGGCGGCCTGTCCGGCATGGTCATGGGTTCGGTGTCGGCGGCAGTCGTGTCTCACGCTGAATGCCCCGTTGTTGTCGTCCGCGATGACAATCCGGTGCAGGAAGCGACGAAGTACGGTCCTGTCGTCGTGGGCGTCGATGGTTCTGATGTCTCTCAGAGGGCCACGGAGATTGCTTTCGCCGAGGCGGAGGCACGTAATTGCGAGCTCGTGACCGTCCACACCTGGATGGACATGCAGGTTCAGGCATCTCTGGCTGGATTGTCTGCGGCGCAGCTCCAGTGGGAAGAGGTTGAGCGCGAGCAAATCGAGATGCTCTCCGAGCGCCTGGCTCCGATGACGGAGAAGTACCCCAACGTTGAGGTGCGGAAGGTCATTACCCGCGATCGCCCGGTTCGCGCCCTCGTCGAGAATTCCGAAGGAGCCCAGCTGCTCGTTGTTGGCTCCCACGGCCGCGGCGGTTTCAAGGGCATGCTCTTGGGGTCGACCTCGCGCGCATTGTTGCAGTCTGCACCCTGCCCGATGATGGTTGTTCGTCCTATCGATTCTTAA
- a CDS encoding pseudouridine synthase has protein sequence MNNRVAQPRGQRSPLPVRDGLTSTRARLPADAAPIRAWDFVQHLISTQRHRHPADDSTALHKRFDAGLVVRRSGVPFEPDTIVYPGEDVFFYRMPAPEPSVPYKIDILHRDEDILVVDKPPFLATMPRGKHITETVTVRLRRLLDLPELVPAHRLDRLTSGVLLFTLRKEVRGSYQRLFADRAVTKTYEAIAPLRDFTTPLDWSSHMIKTPGDIQGFITPGEPNAHTTLLVVQPVAPDEQVALTSVHGPLEPQGRYVLQPKTGRTHQLRLHMWAAGVPIIGDPVYPRIHTEAEEDFRVPMHLRASGLRFIDPLSGKERSFAAPSRLFPTMS, from the coding sequence ATGAATAACAGGGTAGCTCAACCACGCGGCCAGCGCTCGCCCTTGCCCGTCCGTGACGGGCTGACTTCCACGCGCGCCCGCCTGCCCGCCGACGCTGCTCCCATTCGGGCATGGGACTTCGTGCAGCACCTCATCAGCACTCAACGTCACCGACATCCTGCCGACGACAGCACAGCCCTACACAAGCGTTTCGACGCCGGCCTGGTCGTCCGCCGTTCCGGCGTCCCCTTCGAACCAGACACAATCGTATATCCGGGTGAAGACGTCTTCTTCTACCGGATGCCGGCCCCCGAGCCGTCAGTCCCGTACAAGATCGACATCCTCCATCGCGACGAAGACATTCTCGTCGTAGACAAACCACCCTTCTTAGCCACCATGCCTCGTGGCAAACACATCACCGAAACCGTGACGGTCCGGCTCCGACGCCTTTTGGATCTACCCGAGCTCGTTCCCGCCCACCGCCTCGACCGTCTCACCTCCGGGGTCCTACTCTTCACCCTCCGGAAGGAAGTACGCGGTTCTTATCAACGACTTTTCGCTGATCGCGCCGTGACGAAAACCTACGAAGCAATCGCTCCACTCAGAGACTTCACCACCCCCTTGGACTGGTCGTCACACATGATCAAAACCCCCGGCGACATTCAAGGATTCATCACCCCCGGAGAGCCCAATGCACACACAACACTTCTCGTCGTGCAGCCAGTCGCTCCCGATGAACAAGTAGCACTGACTAGCGTCCACGGCCCCCTAGAACCCCAGGGTCGCTATGTGCTCCAACCGAAAACAGGTCGGACGCACCAGCTGCGTCTCCACATGTGGGCCGCCGGCGTGCCGATTATCGGCGATCCCGTGTACCCACGCATCCACACCGAAGCCGAAGAAGACTTCCGCGTTCCCATGCATCTAAGGGCTAGCGGGCTCAGGTTCATCGATCCTCTGAGTGGCAAGGAGCGGAGTTTTGCTGCGCCGTCACGGCTGTTTCCGACTATGAGCTAG